From the Ostrinia nubilalis chromosome 8, ilOstNubi1.1, whole genome shotgun sequence genome, one window contains:
- the LOC135073705 gene encoding protoporphyrinogen oxidase gives MAAILGGGLSGLSTAYYLLKNNLKSNSNLKLFLLEATGYCGGWIKSIKTKDYTFELGPRTIRPRGMTGLNTLNMMQDLGLSEHIVPIMPNHPAAKNRMIYVNNHLHTLPSSFKGVFQKNQPFSKPLIYALFNDIKQPNKLLEDDSIYNFVERRFGKEIADYAISPMICGICAGDAKEISVKFLMKTLFEWEQVHGGVVKGLMKSMFKSSTDQELELSDLAKKAQEEKWNVYTVRGGLETFPNTLLRHLKENKVDVRMDNKIDEIEFIDSSTVKLINKAGGKIIASHIYSSIPAYSLAKLVEKQHPILAKDLNSIPFVTVGIVNLYFSTKASLIEPAFGFLVPPIENSPILGVVFDSCCIPDQNGTVLTVMLGGKWFKEKFGDNVTEKELLDIALKEIKSILHITDVPAAQNVNILDKCIPQYVIGHYERVDKIRQYIKDNNLPISVVGCSYDGVGINDVIYSAKTQVIKDCT, from the coding sequence ATGGCTGCGATACTCGGCGGCGGCCTTAGTGGTTTATCCACGGCATATTACTTGCTCAAAAACAACTTGAAAAGCAACAGTAACCTCAAATTGTTTCTACTTGAAGCGACCGGCTACTGCGGAGGATGGATCAAGTCAATTAAAACCAAAGACTACACATTTGAACTGGGTCCCAGGACCATCCGGCCGCGAGGTATGACCGGCCTGAACACCTTGAACATGATGCAGGACCTGGGGCTGAGCGAGCACATCGTGCCCATCATGCCCAACCACCCCGCAGCCAAGAACAGGATGATCTATGTCAACAACCACCTCCACACTCTCCCTTCTAGTTTCAAAGGTGTGTTCCAGAAAAATCAACCCTTTTCAAAACCTTTGATTTACGCCTTATTCAATGACATAAAACAACCTAACAAATTGTTGGAGGATGATTCCATTTACAACTTCGTTGAGAGGAGATTTGGCAAGGAAATTGCAGACTATGCTATATCACCTATGATTTGCGGAATATGTGCTGGTGATGCCAAAGAAATATCAGTGAAATTTCTAATGAAAACACTATTTGAGTGGGAGCAAGTCCACGGTGGAGTTGTCAAAGGACTGATGAAATCTATGTTCAAATCCAGCACAGATCAAGAATTAGAGCTAAGTGATTTAGCAAAAAAAGCACAGGAAGAGAAGTGGAATGTGTACACAGTAAGAGGGGGCTTGGAGACCTTCCCCAATACTTTGCTCAGGCATCTCAAAGAAAACAAAGTTGATGTGAGAATGGATAACAAAATTGATGAAATTGAGTTTATTGACTCCAGCACAGTGAAGCTGATAAACAAAGCTGGAGGTAAAATAATCGCTTCTCACATCTATTCCTCTATCCCAGCATATTCTCTGGCTAAGCTCGTTGAAAAGCAACACCCAATTTTGGCCAAAGACCTAAACAGCATTCCATTTGTCACTGTTGGTATTGTCAACCTATATTTTTCCACAAAAGCATCACTCATTGAACCGGCCTTTGGCTTCTTAGTCCCTCCCATTGAGAATTCTCCAATTCTAGGAGTTGTCTTTGACTCCTGCTGTATTCCAGACCAGAATGGGACAGTCCTGACTGTGATGCTGGGAGGCAAGTGGTTTAAAGAGAAGTTTGGTGACAATGTTACTGAGAAAGAACTGCTAGACATTGCACTGAAAGAAATTAAGTCAATTTTACACATCACTGATGTTCCAGCTGCCCAGAATGTTAACATTTTGGACAAATGTATCCCACAGTATGTGATTGGACATTATGAGAGAGTGGACAAGATCCGTCAATATATTAAGGACAACAATCTTCCTATTTCTGTAGTTGGTTGTAGCTATGATGGAGTTGGTATAAATGATGTTATTTATTCAGCTAAGACACAAGTTATTAAAGATTGTACATag
- the LOC135073710 gene encoding uncharacterized protein LOC135073710, producing the protein MSQPKPCEKKGKSAELRVQKILNKIESLKLSHAYISQLQLPKTEGRMKKVLNRNPKLYSLITVLVLCVGMIVQWFLKDLSTKNCVFELPSASKTLFRPPEDCSMCIGVEGAVRLANTSAQEFEQYYAYNAAPVIVTDAMNHWKAVQEFSFDFFANFYRDGKMGKRINDCFYFAYKSGLNSLQEVFSMDAARANLSGEPWYVGWSTCYSEETRKLRSYYNRPYFLPKTAESDMVDWIFMGGPGQGAHMHVDSVKHMSWQAQVRGRKRWELAPPPECLYACRWLAFTLQPGEILVVDTNRWYHKTTVLPGDISITIGAEYD; encoded by the exons ATGAGCCAGCCTAAGCCTTGCGAGAAGAAGGGCAAGTCCGCCGAGCTCAGGGTTCAGAAGATCCTGAACAAAATAGAAAGCCTCAAGCTGAGCCATGCCTATATCTCTCAGCTCCAACTCCCCAAAACGGAGGGTAGAATGAAAAAAGTGTTGAACAGAAACCCGAAGTTGTATTCGTTAATTACAGTTTTAGTTTTGTGTGTGGGAATGATAGTGCAGTGGTTTCTGAAGGATTTGTCGACGAAG aACTGCGTGTTCGAACTACCATCAGCGTCCAAGACCCTCTTTCGTCCTCCTGAAGACTGCTCCATGTGCATCGGCGTGGAGGGCGCGGTGCGGCTCGCCAACACCTCAGCCCAGGAGTTCGAGCAGTATTACGCGTATAATGCTGCCCCCGTGATTGTTACTGATGCTATGAACCACTGGAAGGCTGTTCAG gAATTCAGCTTCGACTTCTTCGCCAACTTTTACCGCGACGGCAAAATGGGGAAGAGGATCAACGACTGTTTCTACTTCGCGTACAAATCTGGGCTGAACTCCTTGCAAGAAGTCTTCTCTATGGACGCGGCGCGAGCCAACTTGTCTGGGGAGCCTTGGTACGTTGGCTGGAGCACCTGCTACAGCGAGGAAACCAGGAAATTGAGGAGTTATTACAACAGACCGTACTTTCTACCGAAGACTGCTGAGAGTGACATGGTGGACTGGATCTTTATGGGCGGACCGGGACAAGGGGCTCATATGCAT GTGGATTCAGTCAAGCACATGTCGTGGCAGGCTCAGGTGCGCGGTCGCAAGCGTTGGGAGCTGGCGCCGCCGCCCGAGTGCCTGTACGCCTGTCGCTGGCTCGCCTTCACGCTGCAGCCGGGCGAGATAC TGGTGGTGGACACCAACCGCTGGTACCACAAGACCACGGTGCTGCCTGGCGACATCAGCATCACCATCGGTGCTGAGTACGACTGA